GATTTTGAAGCAACATGTGTAAAAGATGTTATTTTGAAACCGCAAGAAATTATCGAATTTCCTTGTCTTGTAGTATCTACTGAAGATTGGCAAGTAAAAGATGCTTTTCATGAGTATGTCAAACCACGCATCAATCCAAAGTTATCAGATTTCTGCACAGAATTGACAGGTATCATGCAAGAGACCTTAGAGAACGAAGAGCATTTTCCTGAAGTGTTTTCTAAGTTTTGCTCATGGATAGAGGATGGAAATTACTTCgatgaaaaagataaaagTGCATTTGTAACATGCGGAGATTGGGATTTGAAAGTGATGCTTCCCAGTCAGTGTGAACTTGATAATATCAATGTGCCAGATTACTTAAAAGAATGGATCAATCTGAAATCATCATTCTGTTTAATGACTAAGTATTATCCACGCAGTTTGGCAGATATGCTGAGACATTTAAACATGAAATTCCAAGGCAAAAATCATTGTGGTATTGATGATGTGCACAACATGACCAGAGTGATACAGAAATTGGCTGATAAATATAAGGCAGAATTCACAATCAATACAAAAATCGAAGAGGAGACCAAAGATAGTgtttgatattatttattaaaaaatattcaatactTTACAGTAATACTGTCGCAA
The sequence above is a segment of the Nasonia vitripennis strain AsymCx chromosome 3, Nvit_psr_1.1, whole genome shotgun sequence genome. Coding sequences within it:
- the LOC100120044 gene encoding ERI1 exoribonuclease 3, which produces MAHRALMGLNKNLPNRLNKIKPLQNLLVLDFEATCVKDVILKPQEIIEFPCLVVSTEDWQVKDAFHEYVKPRINPKLSDFCTELTGIMQETLENEEHFPEVFSKFCSWIEDGNYFDEKDKSAFVTCGDWDLKVMLPSQCELDNINVPDYLKEWINLKSSFCLMTKYYPRSLADMLRHLNMKFQGKNHCGIDDVHNMTRVIQKLADKYKAEFTINTKIEEETKDSV